Proteins encoded together in one uncultured Desulfosarcina sp. window:
- a CDS encoding exodeoxyribonuclease V subunit gamma: MGVTLYFSNQLMPLAEKLEENLAQADSAISPLDPPVVIVPNMNLSKWIKLTLARRSGIFMNVDFQYLETGLWQMLRSLSNPAEPEPELLDRERLTLLLFCILMAPDQEATDLAVINRYLDSREGREGDREIRCWQLAEELARLFQEYEYHRSDMIQQWLENRPVSDAMERCQKRIYLDMVALKNQLVHAGGRPMVSMGEYARSVLGATSADPNRALAVERIHFFGLSQTSPFHLQLLARLESRFDIRIYSLNPSREYWEDIKTPSEKKWIRRKTFSRMAIEEGEMLAGELFSRTDHPLLSAWGKPGRESIRLLCQLTDYDFQAGFTRPPRPDSVLAALGHGLLTLDTEDGPPAALAQDRSLQIAACPGIRREVETVYDSILYNLEADPSLCMTDIAVMVSDMARYKPVVDSVFSRQPDRIAYNLVDSVARTESVFARAVVAIMELARGNFSRKQVFDLLRNPCVMQKWRYDTDALALWIRWADALGIFHGYENPAQREEGDPVAGRFSWRQGLERLRLSRIMTPPADADGLGQPHFNGLVPFADLDTTDDALVEKFCLLIEALARALEPFNIPNALARHWRSAFFRVLDGFVEISTDMRGEEAVYRSLVQAFDLFVRYDDLAAVRESRELTAEALWAFVGTHLNGISGGRGDYLTGGVTVAALMPMRPIPFKVVYVLGLEEGRFPGNEPENRLDLRTRKRRIGDITPVERNRYLFLEILISVGRKLYLSYVSRDLQKDRDLEPCSVVHQLRRYVEQRIIGGETFKIRQIPIRPDSPDYIALDAVNDWSDVMVNSCPVDRLSCYRRSGLWTAFEDRASPDERGVADRYHPDFNRLERPPENESPPMVPLTTGLLRSYLLDPVDAVLRYHLGIGDPVDPAAEWAEMEDEPLASQFPLDYTIRTLPLHHWLSTGVSADRFVHPKRCLAEQFDALYADLSRKSRVPANAFGAHDRGRLKQQVSTVGELLHPFVEQMQSARRFFPAVAVGTATEAYPAVEGNVLRLEPVSMARPDADEPQTVALSGQLPWLWQAEDESWHCLVITGSNRKSRHADKYVIGPLLTLMALSAGDCPCPWSGASRMNLHVAYRSRVLSRQYALDVQSSKTYLTDLLKAFFAPLPVLWLPFTTVFDHKDLRAWIIADEIDDGARAAFYLTLQEIMRTTADLRSQMAGAMLSPDILDRARQRFRVFV, encoded by the coding sequence ATGGGGGTCACCCTATATTTCAGCAACCAACTGATGCCGCTGGCGGAAAAGCTGGAGGAAAATCTGGCGCAGGCAGATAGCGCCATCAGTCCGCTCGATCCGCCGGTTGTGATCGTGCCCAACATGAATCTTTCCAAATGGATCAAGCTCACCCTTGCCCGCCGGTCTGGCATCTTCATGAACGTGGACTTCCAGTACCTGGAGACCGGATTGTGGCAGATGCTGCGATCCCTTTCCAACCCGGCGGAACCCGAGCCCGAGTTGCTGGACCGGGAACGGCTGACCCTGCTGTTGTTTTGTATCTTGATGGCCCCGGATCAGGAAGCCACCGATCTGGCCGTCATCAACCGCTACCTGGACAGCCGCGAGGGAAGGGAAGGGGACAGGGAGATCCGCTGCTGGCAGTTGGCCGAAGAACTGGCGCGACTGTTTCAGGAATATGAATACCACCGGTCGGACATGATTCAGCAATGGCTGGAGAACCGTCCGGTCAGCGATGCCATGGAACGCTGCCAGAAACGGATCTACCTGGACATGGTGGCGCTGAAAAATCAACTGGTCCATGCCGGCGGCCGGCCGATGGTTTCCATGGGCGAATACGCCCGTTCCGTCCTCGGCGCCACATCTGCCGATCCGAACCGGGCCTTGGCCGTGGAACGGATTCATTTTTTCGGACTTTCCCAAACCTCCCCGTTCCATCTGCAATTGCTGGCCCGCCTCGAATCGCGGTTCGATATCCGCATATACAGCCTGAACCCCTCCCGCGAATATTGGGAGGACATCAAAACCCCTTCCGAAAAAAAATGGATCCGGCGCAAGACGTTCAGCCGCATGGCCATCGAGGAAGGCGAGATGCTGGCCGGCGAGCTGTTCAGCCGGACGGACCACCCCCTGCTGTCCGCCTGGGGAAAGCCGGGCCGCGAGAGCATCCGCCTGCTGTGCCAATTGACCGACTACGATTTCCAGGCCGGTTTCACCCGGCCGCCCCGTCCGGATTCGGTTCTGGCTGCCCTCGGCCATGGACTGTTGACCCTCGATACCGAAGACGGCCCGCCTGCCGCATTGGCCCAGGACCGGTCCCTGCAGATCGCGGCCTGTCCGGGAATCCGCAGGGAAGTGGAAACGGTTTACGACAGCATCCTGTACAACCTGGAGGCCGATCCGTCCCTATGCATGACGGACATTGCCGTGATGGTGTCGGACATGGCGCGCTACAAACCCGTGGTGGACTCCGTATTCAGCCGCCAGCCGGACCGGATTGCCTACAATCTTGTGGATTCGGTCGCACGCACGGAGAGCGTGTTTGCCCGGGCGGTCGTCGCCATCATGGAACTGGCCCGTGGCAATTTTTCCAGGAAACAGGTGTTCGATCTGCTGCGCAACCCCTGCGTCATGCAAAAGTGGCGCTACGACACGGATGCATTGGCCCTCTGGATTCGATGGGCCGACGCACTGGGAATTTTCCACGGCTACGAAAACCCGGCCCAACGGGAAGAGGGTGATCCCGTGGCCGGCCGTTTTTCCTGGCGCCAGGGATTGGAGCGGCTGCGTTTGTCCCGGATTATGACACCTCCGGCGGATGCCGACGGTTTAGGGCAACCCCATTTTAACGGCCTGGTTCCCTTTGCTGACCTCGATACGACCGACGACGCCTTGGTGGAAAAATTCTGCCTGCTGATCGAGGCTCTGGCTCGGGCCCTGGAACCCTTCAACATCCCGAACGCTTTGGCCAGGCATTGGCGGTCCGCCTTTTTCAGGGTTCTGGATGGTTTTGTGGAGATTTCTACGGACATGCGCGGGGAGGAAGCGGTCTATCGATCCCTGGTGCAGGCCTTCGATCTTTTCGTTCGATACGACGATCTGGCGGCCGTCCGGGAAAGCCGAGAGCTTACCGCCGAAGCGTTGTGGGCCTTTGTCGGGACTCACCTTAACGGGATATCCGGCGGCCGGGGCGATTATCTGACCGGAGGGGTAACGGTGGCCGCCTTGATGCCCATGCGCCCCATTCCTTTCAAGGTGGTTTACGTACTGGGTCTGGAAGAGGGCCGTTTCCCCGGAAACGAGCCGGAAAACCGGCTCGACCTGCGAACGCGCAAACGGCGCATCGGGGACATCACGCCGGTGGAGCGCAACCGCTATCTGTTCCTGGAAATCCTCATATCCGTGGGACGAAAGCTTTACCTGAGCTATGTTTCACGGGATCTGCAAAAAGATCGTGACCTCGAACCCTGCTCCGTAGTGCACCAGCTTCGGCGCTACGTGGAGCAGCGGATCATCGGCGGCGAGACGTTCAAGATTCGACAAATTCCCATCCGGCCGGACAGCCCGGACTATATCGCCCTGGACGCCGTCAACGACTGGTCGGACGTGATGGTCAACAGCTGTCCGGTGGACCGCCTGAGCTGTTATCGACGCAGTGGGCTGTGGACGGCTTTCGAGGATCGGGCCTCGCCGGATGAACGGGGCGTCGCCGACCGCTACCATCCCGATTTCAATCGATTGGAGCGGCCACCGGAAAACGAATCGCCTCCCATGGTGCCGCTGACCACCGGCCTGCTGCGCAGCTATCTGCTTGATCCGGTGGATGCGGTTTTGCGATACCATTTGGGCATCGGCGACCCCGTCGATCCGGCGGCCGAATGGGCCGAGATGGAGGACGAACCGCTGGCCTCACAATTCCCCCTGGATTATACGATCCGGACCCTTCCCCTGCACCACTGGCTGTCGACGGGGGTATCGGCGGATCGGTTTGTCCACCCGAAGCGTTGTCTGGCGGAGCAATTCGATGCGCTGTACGCGGACCTGTCCCGCAAGAGCCGGGTGCCGGCCAACGCTTTCGGCGCCCATGACCGGGGCAGGCTGAAGCAGCAGGTGTCCACGGTCGGCGAGTTGCTGCATCCGTTTGTCGAGCAGATGCAGTCGGCCCGCCGTTTTTTTCCAGCTGTGGCGGTGGGAACGGCCACAGAGGCATATCCGGCCGTTGAAGGCAATGTGCTGCGTCTGGAGCCCGTTTCCATGGCACGGCCCGATGCTGACGAGCCGCAAACCGTGGCACTCAGCGGCCAGCTGCCGTGGCTCTGGCAGGCCGAAGACGAAAGCTGGCACTGCCTGGTGATCACCGGCTCCAACCGGAAGTCCAGGCATGCGGACAAGTACGTGATCGGGCCGCTGCTGACCCTGATGGCCTTGTCCGCCGGAGACTGCCCCTGCCCGTGGTCCGGAGCCAGCCGGATGAACCTGCACGTGGCCTATCGCTCCAGGGTGCTGAGTCGGCAATATGCGCTGGATGTCCAAAGCTCGAAAACCTATCTTACGGACCTGTTAAAGGCTTTTTTTGCCCCCTTGCCGGTGCTGTGGCTGCCGTTTACGACCGTTTTCGACCATAAGGACCTGCGGGCCTGGATCATTGCGGACGAGATCGATGATGGTGCTCGGGCGGCTTTTTACCTGACCTTGCAGGAAATTATGCGGACGACGGCGGATCTGCGCAGCCAAATGGCCGGGGCCATGCTCTCCCCGGATATTCTGGACAGGGCCAGACAACGTTTCAGGGTGTTCGTATGA
- a CDS encoding zf-HC2 domain-containing protein — MTNVQSNVCDDALLVRYLDGDLDPDEKNRMAAHLQYCETCRRQLAFYSDFSQDFKRVVEQETEQVDFTPLEKEVINKALYQHLYKRGPSSFLSSLKFVVPAAATACLLLFFAYTHLPVDPGPTAPSAVIKSFTGSMTSVMIFETPETRQTILWYHEEPDTESDNHAS, encoded by the coding sequence TTGACGAACGTCCAATCCAACGTTTGCGACGATGCTTTGCTGGTCCGCTATCTGGATGGCGATCTGGATCCCGATGAAAAAAATCGGATGGCGGCTCACCTGCAGTACTGCGAAACCTGTCGGCGGCAGTTGGCCTTTTATTCGGATTTTTCACAGGATTTTAAAAGGGTTGTAGAGCAGGAGACCGAGCAGGTCGATTTTACGCCTCTGGAAAAAGAGGTGATCAATAAAGCCCTGTATCAGCACCTTTATAAACGCGGCCCGTCGAGTTTTCTATCTTCCTTGAAATTCGTCGTGCCCGCTGCCGCAACGGCCTGTCTGCTGCTTTTTTTCGCTTACACCCACCTGCCGGTCGATCCGGGGCCGACTGCACCCAGCGCAGTCATAAAATCTTTTACAGGGTCGATGACTTCTGTTATGATTTTCGAAACTCCCGAAACCCGACAGACCATCCTCTGGTACCATGAAGAACCGGATACGGAAAGTGACAACCATGCGAGTTAG
- a CDS encoding sigma-70 family RNA polymerase sigma factor, with protein sequence MSKTIQNRIVHDEELILRLQRGDEWAFQLLVRRFRKKIFSVAYGITLDREESKDIVQEVFLQAYRSIVGFRGDASLATWLHRITVNRCLNWKRRWARRFKWMHVSTDSTDDDTPNVEIESQLPTPEDRVADMQTRQQIENALKTLPEQIRTVFVLRELEGLSYEEIADVTGIKLGTVRSRLFHARKRLKEMLGPRVKEEF encoded by the coding sequence GTGTCTAAGACTATACAAAACAGGATCGTACACGACGAGGAACTGATTCTTCGGCTTCAACGGGGCGATGAATGGGCTTTCCAACTGTTGGTGCGCCGTTTTCGAAAAAAGATTTTTTCCGTGGCCTATGGAATCACCCTGGACCGGGAGGAAAGCAAGGATATCGTCCAGGAAGTTTTTTTGCAGGCGTACCGCAGTATCGTCGGGTTCAGGGGCGATGCCTCGCTGGCCACCTGGCTGCACCGGATTACGGTCAACCGATGCCTGAACTGGAAACGAAGATGGGCGCGGCGGTTCAAATGGATGCACGTATCCACCGACAGTACGGACGATGATACACCGAATGTCGAGATCGAAAGCCAACTGCCGACTCCGGAGGACCGGGTGGCCGACATGCAGACCCGGCAGCAAATCGAAAACGCCCTGAAAACGCTTCCGGAACAGATCAGAACGGTTTTTGTGCTCCGGGAATTGGAAGGGCTTTCCTACGAGGAAATTGCGGATGTCACCGGAATCAAGCTGGGAACGGTGCGTTCCCGCCTGTTCCATGCCCGCAAACGGCTCAAGGAGATGCTTGGGCCGCGGGTGAAGGAGGAATTTTGA
- a CDS encoding OmpA family protein — MNKSLWIGMIGLLILSGCATPQTNTGKGAAYGAAGGAIAGAVLGQAIGRDTQGTLLGAAAGAAVGAAAGAGVGHMMDKQEAEMRDALAASEAAAVKREGDLLAITLKGDVSFDLDSDVVRPGLYNELDRIAQIMVKYPQTAILVEGHTDSTGSEAYNQQLSERRANSVKNLLVQRGVQAYRVNILGYGESRPVATNETPEGRQMNRRVEIRINPTAAQG, encoded by the coding sequence ATGAATAAATCGCTATGGATCGGAATGATCGGGCTGCTGATTCTCAGCGGTTGCGCCACCCCCCAGACCAATACCGGCAAGGGCGCCGCCTACGGGGCCGCCGGTGGCGCGATCGCCGGTGCCGTATTGGGACAGGCCATTGGCAGGGATACCCAAGGAACGCTTTTAGGGGCGGCTGCCGGCGCTGCCGTAGGAGCTGCCGCCGGTGCCGGCGTCGGCCATATGATGGACAAACAGGAAGCGGAAATGCGCGATGCGCTGGCCGCTTCCGAGGCGGCCGCCGTTAAACGGGAAGGGGATCTGCTGGCCATTACCCTGAAAGGCGACGTCAGTTTCGATCTGGATTCCGATGTCGTGAGACCGGGGTTGTACAACGAACTGGACCGCATTGCCCAGATCATGGTCAAATATCCGCAGACCGCCATCCTGGTGGAAGGCCACACGGACAGCACGGGTTCGGAAGCCTACAACCAGCAGCTTTCCGAGCGGCGGGCCAACAGCGTAAAAAATCTATTGGTGCAGCGGGGCGTTCAGGCCTATCGGGTTAACATCCTCGGATACGGAGAGAGCCGTCCCGTAGCCACCAATGAAACGCCGGAGGGTCGCCAGATGAACCGACGGGTGGAAATCCGCATCAATCCCACAGCCGCCCAGGGATAG